A single genomic interval of Flavobacterium sp. N2820 harbors:
- a CDS encoding glycosyltransferase family 4 protein produces the protein MKHLVIIGTVWPEPNSTAAGSRMLQLISLFQKQGYEITFLCSASKSDFSFDLSQISVKTKAIQLNDSSFDIEIAALNPNVVLFDRFMIEEQYGWRVMENCPNALRILDTEDLHFLRKAREVAYKQNRELVFEDYISDIFKREIASIYRCDLALLISEYEMQLAKETFKIDASILYYLPFLSEEVNPNVPKFEDRQHFVSIGNFLHEPNWQTVLALKKCWKSIKKELPEATLHVYGAYVSEKAKQLHNEKEGFLIKGRAESVADVYSKAKILLAPIPYGAGLKGKLFEAMQLGLPSITTKMGAEAMNGNLDWNGYITSDEADFIEKAVELYTNKSLWETAQKNGYKILEKRFKKEVFATDFMNRIEALQLDLKAHRNQNFLGQILQHQSLQSTKYMSKWIEAKNN, from the coding sequence ATGAAGCATTTAGTTATCATAGGAACCGTTTGGCCCGAACCAAATTCAACAGCTGCTGGAAGCAGAATGTTGCAACTCATTTCGTTGTTTCAAAAGCAAGGTTATGAAATAACATTTTTGTGTTCGGCTTCTAAATCAGATTTTTCGTTTGATTTGAGTCAGATTTCGGTTAAAACCAAAGCCATTCAACTGAATGATAGTAGTTTTGATATTGAAATTGCAGCATTAAATCCAAATGTTGTCCTTTTTGACCGATTTATGATAGAAGAGCAATACGGTTGGCGTGTGATGGAAAATTGCCCAAATGCTTTACGAATTTTAGATACAGAAGACTTACATTTTTTACGGAAAGCCAGAGAAGTGGCGTACAAACAAAATCGTGAGTTGGTTTTTGAAGATTATATTTCGGATATTTTTAAACGCGAAATAGCTTCCATTTATCGCTGTGATTTAGCATTACTGATTTCGGAATACGAAATGCAATTGGCAAAAGAAACCTTCAAAATTGATGCTTCTATTTTATATTATTTACCTTTTTTATCAGAAGAAGTTAATCCAAATGTTCCAAAATTTGAAGACAGACAACATTTTGTAAGCATAGGTAACTTTTTACACGAACCCAATTGGCAAACCGTTTTAGCCTTAAAAAAATGTTGGAAATCAATCAAAAAGGAGCTTCCCGAAGCAACACTTCATGTGTATGGCGCATATGTTTCGGAAAAAGCCAAGCAATTGCACAACGAAAAAGAAGGATTTCTAATTAAAGGAAGAGCGGAAAGTGTTGCAGATGTATATTCGAAAGCTAAAATTTTGTTAGCACCAATTCCCTACGGAGCTGGTTTGAAAGGCAAATTATTTGAAGCCATGCAATTGGGATTACCTTCAATAACCACAAAAATGGGAGCCGAAGCAATGAACGGGAATTTAGATTGGAATGGATACATCACTTCCGATGAAGCTGATTTTATTGAAAAAGCAGTCGAATTGTATACCAATAAATCACTTTGGGAAACCGCTCAAAAAAACGGCTACAAGATCCTTGAAAAACGGTTCAAAAAAGAAGTATTTGCCACTGATTTTATGAATAGAATTGAAGCACTTCAACTGGATTTAAAAGCGCATAGAAATCAAAATT
- a CDS encoding NUDIX hydrolase, producing the protein MNSFFKFCPSCASTHFTFPDNRRFLCDDCGFTYYHNIAAAVAIVFTFEDKVLFTVRNVDPDKGKWDLPGGFIDPNETAEEAACREIKEELGIEISNHDLKYITTSPNNYLYKNVPYRTMDIFYECKLTSDVIKIAAADEIQELIWVKRSEIDLNQIGFISIRKVIGEKYLG; encoded by the coding sequence ATGAATTCCTTCTTTAAATTTTGTCCAAGTTGTGCTTCAACCCATTTTACGTTTCCTGATAATCGTCGGTTTTTGTGTGATGATTGTGGTTTTACCTATTATCATAACATTGCGGCTGCTGTAGCGATTGTTTTTACGTTTGAAGACAAAGTTTTGTTTACAGTGCGAAATGTCGATCCAGACAAAGGAAAATGGGATTTACCAGGCGGATTTATCGACCCAAATGAAACGGCAGAAGAAGCGGCTTGTAGAGAAATCAAAGAAGAATTGGGAATAGAAATTTCAAACCACGATTTAAAATATATTACCACGTCACCAAATAATTATTTATACAAAAATGTTCCCTATAGAACAATGGATATTTTTTATGAATGTAAATTAACTTCAGATGTTATTAAAATAGCAGCAGCAGATGAAATTCAGGAGTTAATTTGGGTAAAACGTTCGGAAATTGATTTGAATCAAATTGGTTTTATCTCGATTCGAAAAGTAATCGGTGAAAAATATTTAGGTTAA
- a CDS encoding YkgJ family cysteine cluster protein, which produces MTIEQRVVLVEELFQNLDVEIKEFQSYTKLSCVTGCGKCCNHPEIDASPLEFLPWAFHLFLNGEAEKVLNTLNKSTVNRCFIYNPLSLLDKNKGNCSSYQYRGLICRLFGFGANTDKYGQLRLATCKIIKEGQAENYNKSTELINKGLPIPIFTDYYMNLSQIDFQLGNVIVPINKALKLAIEEVLQYYAYRPMPNGHFNCA; this is translated from the coding sequence ATGACCATCGAGCAACGTGTTGTTTTGGTAGAAGAATTATTCCAAAATTTGGATGTTGAAATAAAAGAATTTCAATCATACACTAAATTAAGTTGCGTTACTGGTTGTGGCAAATGTTGCAATCATCCCGAAATTGATGCTTCACCTTTAGAGTTTTTACCATGGGCTTTTCACTTATTTTTAAATGGTGAAGCCGAAAAAGTATTAAACACACTAAACAAATCTACTGTAAACCGTTGTTTTATTTATAATCCGCTTTCATTGTTGGATAAAAACAAAGGAAATTGCAGCAGCTATCAATATCGAGGTTTAATTTGCCGTCTTTTTGGATTTGGAGCCAATACCGATAAATATGGTCAATTGCGATTGGCAACTTGCAAAATTATCAAAGAAGGTCAAGCCGAAAATTATAATAAATCAACCGAATTAATCAACAAAGGCTTACCAATTCCTATTTTCACCGATTACTACATGAATCTATCACAAATCGATTTTCAATTGGGAAATGTAATTGTTCCGATAAATAAAGCACTCAAATTAGCTATCGAAGAAGTGTTACAATATTACGCCTATCGTCCAATGCCAAACGGACATTTTAATTGTGCTTAA
- a CDS encoding YkgJ family cysteine cluster protein, translating into MDNSIENRVKLVETLFQNLDVEIIAFQKETKLGCIAGCGKCCSTPQIDASPLEFLPWAFHIFLNGQAEETLIELEQSTTATCFLYRPKSLAEFTTGNCSTYQYRGLICRLFGFGATTDKYGKLRIATCNIIKEGQATNFENATIAINTDLSVPIFTEYYMQLSQIDFKLGNVFLPVNKAMKAALEEVLQYYAYRPFPDNYKKPI; encoded by the coding sequence ATGGATAATTCCATAGAAAATCGCGTAAAATTAGTTGAAACATTGTTTCAAAATCTCGACGTGGAAATTATAGCTTTTCAAAAAGAAACAAAATTGGGTTGCATTGCTGGTTGTGGAAAATGTTGCTCAACACCTCAAATTGACGCTTCACCTCTTGAATTTTTACCTTGGGCTTTTCATATTTTTTTAAACGGTCAAGCCGAAGAAACGCTAATAGAATTAGAACAAAGCACAACAGCTACTTGCTTTTTATATCGCCCAAAATCGTTGGCAGAATTTACAACCGGAAATTGCAGTACCTACCAATATCGAGGATTAATTTGCAGACTTTTTGGTTTTGGTGCCACAACGGATAAATACGGAAAATTACGTATTGCAACGTGTAATATTATCAAAGAAGGACAAGCAACAAATTTTGAAAATGCCACAATTGCTATAAATACTGATTTATCTGTGCCTATATTTACAGAATACTACATGCAACTTTCGCAAATAGATTTTAAGCTTGGAAATGTTTTTTTGCCTGTAAATAAAGCTATGAAAGCCGCTTTAGAAGAAGTTTTGCAATATTATGCTTACAGACCTTTTCCTGACAACTATAAAAAACCTATATAA
- a CDS encoding response regulator, with translation MIKIALLDDHIILFEAIQFVLKKKPKYSFIRGFTNFKEIKDYLNEGNTLDILLLDIQIEKNDGLEYCEKIKKLDPNLKIIIFTSYISKALIIKALANGASGYMVKNISSEELINGIEIVLQNKIYLHEKVSHFFAPEKKVYDDYFPKLTKREIEILKLIMEEFTSKQIAQRLFISVNTVETHRANLFTKTGAKNVAGLITIALEKNLLNN, from the coding sequence ATGATTAAAATCGCACTATTAGATGATCATATCATACTTTTTGAGGCAATACAATTTGTGCTCAAAAAAAAACCTAAATACTCTTTCATCAGAGGATTTACAAATTTTAAAGAAATTAAAGATTATTTAAACGAAGGAAACACTTTAGACATTCTTCTCCTTGATATCCAAATAGAAAAAAATGATGGTCTTGAATATTGTGAAAAAATTAAAAAATTAGATCCCAATTTAAAAATTATAATTTTCACTAGCTATATCAGCAAGGCGTTAATCATAAAAGCGCTAGCCAATGGTGCTTCAGGGTATATGGTTAAAAATATTTCAAGTGAAGAATTGATAAATGGTATTGAAATCGTTTTACAAAATAAAATTTATCTCCATGAAAAAGTATCCCATTTTTTTGCACCAGAAAAAAAAGTATACGACGATTATTTTCCAAAACTAACCAAAAGAGAAATAGAAATTCTTAAATTAATTATGGAAGAATTCACATCTAAACAAATTGCCCAAAGATTATTTATTAGCGTAAATACCGTAGAAACACACAGAGCTAATTTATTCACTAAAACAGGCGCAAAAAACGTTGCCGGATTAATTACAATTGCCTTGGAAAAAAATTTACTTAACAATTAA
- a CDS encoding sensor histidine kinase: MRIKLLVFLLFSCTCLAQEIKQNLINSFEDIDSLSVYCNNQKKLDDLIVLAENYIKANPNDSLRLELIKIRIDFHQRNYQYKRTEPLIKELIQSKSEYFKNIGYTRKALFFLNTGNTKFAFENFLKAYNFAKIKNNKKEIAIILNGLGNLYSLDLKEEKAIEYYLQAYNQLPVKNYISEKNLLLNNLTSTYATINDYKKSKYYHQKHQELLENNPDNEIIKFTYHYNSANFNAKINKKSAAKESLKIIKTLSFKANNTYQKGLYYKTYSHINLIEKKLNSALTNIDSALYYFKKGSSDLYILNTQISKIKILKELNKFKEAFEVLEEYKELKKKSDDLYVDAYIQEAELKYNDINQKLIITKFKLKNEKQEKQKENFLYIFIIFTIIIIFATIILFFNNKEINTQKDIINSKIQTNTFLTILRTEDRERKRISNELHDIVGAKMAVLKLMIENILDEQQPNKECQRHISGFIDKIIDEIRQISHNLLPQNIHDNGLDNSILELVRDFNNQTKIHIDYFSSGIDDEIDEYYALFIYRIAQEFIGNILKHSKATECILNIYKVKNKIHITIEDNGIGFDIDKEYKGQGIREIQNYIKNVNGKFEIESSPNSGTIINIIFNLTNTTNST, encoded by the coding sequence ATGAGAATAAAATTATTAGTCTTTTTACTATTTAGTTGTACTTGTTTAGCGCAAGAGATTAAACAAAACTTAATAAACTCATTTGAAGATATTGACAGCTTGTCTGTATATTGCAACAATCAGAAAAAACTAGATGATCTTATTGTTTTAGCTGAAAACTATATTAAAGCAAATCCTAACGACTCTTTAAGATTAGAATTAATAAAAATCAGAATTGATTTCCATCAAAGAAACTATCAATATAAAAGAACTGAACCGCTCATTAAAGAGCTTATTCAAAGCAAAAGCGAATATTTTAAAAATATTGGCTACACTAGAAAAGCATTGTTTTTCTTAAATACTGGAAATACAAAGTTTGCATTTGAAAATTTTTTGAAAGCTTATAATTTTGCTAAGATTAAAAACAATAAAAAAGAAATTGCTATTATTTTAAATGGTTTAGGTAACTTATATTCTTTGGATTTAAAAGAAGAAAAAGCAATAGAATATTACTTACAAGCTTATAATCAATTACCCGTTAAAAACTACATTTCTGAGAAAAATTTATTACTTAATAATCTAACCAGTACTTATGCAACTATTAATGATTATAAAAAATCAAAATATTACCATCAAAAGCACCAAGAATTATTAGAAAACAACCCCGATAATGAAATTATTAAATTTACTTATCACTACAATTCTGCTAATTTTAATGCTAAAATTAATAAAAAATCGGCCGCAAAAGAATCTTTAAAAATCATTAAAACCTTATCATTTAAAGCTAATAATACCTATCAAAAAGGGCTTTACTATAAAACATATTCACACATTAATTTAATAGAAAAAAAATTAAATAGTGCGTTAACAAACATTGATTCGGCTCTTTATTACTTTAAAAAAGGGAGTTCTGATTTATATATTTTAAACACTCAAATCAGTAAAATTAAAATTCTTAAAGAATTAAATAAATTTAAAGAAGCTTTTGAAGTTTTAGAAGAATATAAGGAATTAAAGAAAAAAAGTGATGATTTATATGTAGATGCTTATATCCAAGAAGCAGAACTAAAATACAACGATATCAATCAAAAACTTATCATTACTAAATTTAAATTAAAAAATGAAAAACAAGAAAAACAAAAAGAAAACTTTCTTTATATTTTCATTATCTTTACTATTATAATCATTTTTGCAACAATTATACTTTTTTTTAACAATAAAGAAATAAACACTCAAAAGGACATTATTAACTCAAAAATTCAGACCAACACATTTTTAACCATTTTAAGAACTGAAGATAGAGAACGAAAACGAATTTCCAATGAATTACATGATATTGTAGGCGCAAAAATGGCTGTTTTAAAATTAATGATTGAAAATATTTTAGACGAACAGCAACCAAATAAAGAATGCCAACGACATATATCAGGTTTTATTGATAAAATAATTGATGAAATACGTCAAATTTCTCATAATTTATTACCTCAAAACATACACGATAACGGATTAGATAACTCAATCTTAGAATTAGTCCGAGATTTTAACAACCAAACCAAAATACATATCGATTATTTCTCTTCAGGAATTGATGATGAAATTGACGAATATTATGCTTTGTTTATTTATCGTATAGCACAAGAGTTTATAGGTAATATATTAAAACACTCCAAAGCCACAGAATGTATTTTAAACATTTATAAAGTAAAAAACAAAATTCATATTACAATCGAAGATAACGGAATTGGATTTGATATTGATAAAGAATACAAAGGCCAAGGAATTCGAGAAATACAAAATTACATCAAAAATGTAAATGGAAAATTTGAAATAGAAAGCTCCCCAAATAGCGGTACTATCATAAATATAATATTCAACTTAACCAACACAACTAATTCAACATGA
- a CDS encoding gliding motility-associated C-terminal domain-containing protein has protein sequence MEKLLPRNFCRINCFYCFCKSKTIVFLFFIFLISQEIKSQNLVFATTVSDESYTTDSNLAIDSDLTTRARVRASSGIAIGIGAYSGHIELEFPTLLPANTTTYVKIETEDNLLDVLLGGELGGLLSDVLGVVILGNQEFTIEAKNTSTVVLDGNSQIDNDFAGPRLKVVIDDLNNAYLMITPSQPYNRIRITDRVGSLIGLGNTKDLWVYDAFYYDAPSVCGSATYTSYSGSGLTLDLLTLGGAGVQNPNHVIDNDLATYSRLSLGIIAVAGFIEQSVYFEGLSNSSDSFIVSLKVDPALLALGVANNVELIAYNGPNMVQTVSLSSLLNLDLLTALQGNQVAAIPFTPNQPVDRVTVRYNSLLNVSLTQSLDLYDIVRVPQSPTLDVSSQNVTICSGTSATLIANSNPTTLEIRWYDAEVGGNLIATTASGQPFVTPVINATTTFYVASGIISCPEESLRIPVVITVNQSPTAADINITGNETDICAIQPVVLTPSSSVGNGFNWYLSNDYTQEITDGMMTGGVNYAVDANGVLTITGLNDVNSPYTFYVSVTNGTTSCRNLVGDLKEIQVSIIDATTPTTLNTTQEFCITDAATIAQLQVNESTVVWYDLPTGGTVLPTTTVLVDNGIYYASQIGANGCESSIRLSITVDLIDSATPTTLDATQEFCISDAATIAQLQVNESNVLWYDVAIGGTALASTTLLVDNGVYYATQVGANGCESSTRLMVTVDLDDTPAPTTTDTTQEFCITDLATVAQLQATGLNINWYDVPTGGTALAGTTLLVDNGIYYATQVGANGCESSTRLMITVDILSNSIANITPANLQLCVGNSNTYTTTIGMGNYQWTVVGGVITSGGGVNDASVTVQWNVTTGAEVSVTYDDALGCGGLAFGSFTQILDNCSDLVIEKSVDNSTPIPGETIHFTISVTNNGLSVFTNVEVSDVLPSGYNFVSYTATSGSYSVSNGMWLIPAIDQNEQVTMTMAVTVNSNGDYMNTATIVNSVPIDVDLNNNSDEQGVTIECFTIYNEFSPNGDGVNDYFEIDCIENYPNNKIEIYNRYGSIVYQKRSYNNEWSGVANVSGILNKGEVLSSGTYFYILTIDDVNFKKTGWIYIAK, from the coding sequence ATGGAAAAATTATTACCTCGAAATTTTTGTAGAATAAATTGTTTTTATTGTTTTTGTAAGAGTAAAACCATTGTTTTTTTATTTTTTATTTTTCTGATAAGTCAGGAAATTAAATCTCAAAATTTAGTTTTTGCTACTACAGTTTCTGATGAAAGTTATACTACAGATTCTAATTTAGCAATAGATTCAGATTTGACGACTAGAGCAAGAGTAAGAGCTAGTTCAGGAATTGCTATTGGAATAGGTGCTTACAGTGGGCATATTGAACTTGAATTTCCAACACTATTACCAGCAAACACAACAACTTATGTAAAAATTGAAACAGAAGACAATCTGTTAGATGTTTTATTAGGTGGTGAATTAGGTGGTCTTCTATCGGATGTCTTGGGAGTAGTTATATTAGGAAATCAAGAATTTACAATTGAGGCTAAGAACACTTCGACTGTTGTTTTAGATGGTAATTCTCAAATAGATAATGATTTTGCTGGTCCTCGATTAAAAGTAGTTATAGATGACTTGAATAATGCTTATTTGATGATTACTCCAAGTCAACCCTATAATAGAATAAGAATTACCGATAGAGTTGGTTCATTGATTGGTCTAGGAAACACAAAAGATTTGTGGGTTTACGATGCTTTTTATTATGATGCGCCATCTGTTTGTGGTTCGGCTACTTATACTTCTTACAGCGGGTCGGGTTTGACTTTAGATTTGTTAACTCTTGGAGGTGCTGGAGTTCAAAATCCGAATCATGTAATCGATAATGATTTAGCAACTTATTCACGATTAAGTTTAGGAATTATTGCTGTTGCAGGGTTTATTGAACAATCTGTTTATTTTGAAGGGCTGTCTAATTCATCAGATAGTTTTATTGTTAGTTTAAAAGTTGATCCGGCCTTATTGGCTCTTGGTGTAGCAAATAATGTTGAACTAATTGCTTATAATGGACCAAATATGGTTCAAACAGTGAGTTTATCATCGTTATTGAATTTAGATTTGTTAACGGCATTGCAAGGCAATCAAGTGGCAGCTATTCCTTTTACGCCAAATCAACCCGTAGATAGAGTAACAGTAAGGTATAATTCATTATTAAATGTATCCTTAACTCAAAGTTTAGATTTATATGATATTGTTCGTGTACCACAATCGCCAACTTTAGATGTTTCATCTCAAAATGTTACTATTTGTTCGGGTACAAGTGCAACTTTAATCGCTAATTCAAATCCAACTACATTAGAAATTAGATGGTATGATGCAGAAGTAGGAGGTAATTTAATTGCTACTACAGCATCTGGACAACCGTTTGTTACTCCTGTAATTAATGCGACAACAACTTTTTATGTTGCTTCGGGAATCATAAGTTGCCCAGAAGAATCTTTGCGTATTCCAGTTGTTATTACGGTGAATCAAAGCCCAACAGCTGCAGATATAAATATCACTGGAAACGAAACAGATATTTGTGCGATTCAACCAGTTGTTTTAACGCCATCAAGTTCAGTAGGAAACGGTTTTAATTGGTATTTGTCTAATGATTATACACAAGAAATAACTGATGGTATGATGACAGGAGGAGTTAATTATGCTGTTGATGCCAATGGAGTTTTAACAATTACAGGATTAAACGACGTAAATAGTCCTTATACTTTTTATGTAAGCGTAACAAATGGAACCACTAGTTGTAGAAATTTAGTAGGGGATTTAAAAGAAATTCAAGTGTCAATTATTGATGCGACAACACCAACAACATTGAACACAACGCAAGAGTTTTGTATTACCGACGCAGCAACAATTGCTCAACTGCAAGTCAACGAATCTACTGTAGTTTGGTATGATCTTCCAACAGGAGGCACCGTTTTGCCAACAACAACTGTTTTGGTTGATAACGGAATATATTATGCGTCACAAATTGGTGCTAATGGTTGTGAAAGCTCTATTCGTCTGTCTATAACTGTTGATTTGATTGATTCGGCTACACCAACTACTTTAGATGCAACACAAGAATTTTGTATATCTGATGCCGCTACAATTGCGCAACTACAAGTCAATGAATCTAATGTATTGTGGTATGATGTTGCAATTGGGGGAACAGCTTTAGCATCAACAACTTTATTAGTTGATAACGGAGTTTATTATGCAACACAAGTAGGAGCAAATGGTTGCGAAAGTTCCACTCGATTAATGGTTACCGTTGATTTAGACGATACTCCAGCGCCTACCACAACAGATACAACACAAGAATTTTGTATAACTGATTTAGCAACGGTTGCGCAATTACAAGCAACTGGTTTAAATATTAACTGGTACGATGTTCCAACAGGAGGAACGGCTTTAGCAGGAACAACTTTATTAGTTGATAACGGAATTTATTATGCAACACAAGTAGGTGCCAACGGTTGTGAAAGTTCCACTAGATTAATGATTACAGTTGATATTTTATCAAATTCTATAGCAAATATTACTCCAGCAAATCTACAATTGTGTGTAGGAAATTCGAATACCTATACAACAACTATAGGAATGGGTAACTATCAATGGACAGTAGTAGGAGGTGTTATTACTAGTGGTGGTGGAGTAAATGATGCAAGTGTAACTGTGCAATGGAATGTAACCACAGGAGCAGAAGTTTCAGTAACCTATGATGATGCCTTGGGATGTGGAGGATTAGCGTTTGGATCATTTACACAAATTTTAGATAATTGTTCGGACTTAGTGATTGAAAAAAGCGTTGACAATTCAACTCCAATTCCAGGAGAAACCATTCATTTTACAATCTCTGTTACTAATAATGGATTGTCTGTTTTTACAAATGTTGAGGTTAGTGATGTTCTGCCATCTGGATATAATTTTGTGAGTTATACTGCAACTTCTGGGAGTTATTCAGTTTCAAATGGGATGTGGCTAATTCCGGCAATTGATCAAAATGAGCAGGTAACAATGACTATGGCGGTAACCGTGAATAGTAATGGAGATTATATGAATACAGCAACAATTGTAAATTCAGTTCCTATTGATGTTGATTTAAATAATAATTCGGATGAACAAGGTGTTACCATCGAATGTTTTACAATTTATAATGAGTTTTCGCCAAATGGAGATGGTGTAAATGATTATTTTGAAATTGATTGTATTGAAAATTATCCGAACAATAAGATAGAAATCTATAATCGATATGGTAGCATAGTTTACCAAAAACGTTCTTATAATAACGAATGGAGTGGCGTTGCAAATGTTTCAGGAATACTAAATAAAGGAGAAGTATTGTCTTCGGGCACCTATTTCTATATTCTAACCATTGACGATGTCAACTTCAAAAAAACAGGGTGGATTTACATTGCTAAATAA
- a CDS encoding type IX secretion system membrane protein PorP/SprF, producing the protein MRFKSIIYLSTIFGISLFFQKLQAQQQPQYTQYMYNTMSINSGYTGSTGSLDAFLLYRSQWVGIDGAPKTASFGIQSPISDKVGLGLSVINDKIGPSQETNIEGTFSYSLNLGFETKLAFGVNAGVNVLGLNWSEGSYNNPQDPLFSTDVSGRVRPVLGSAVYIYSDKWYGGVSAPNLIKNDFYDDVQEAMLDRELHFYAIAGYVFTLSDELKFKPATMLKIVPSAPITWDVSANFLISEKVTLGAGYRYDDAISGLVGINISDTIFLGYAYDRTLTNLQKYNDGSHELILKFQLNKKNSNLKSPRFF; encoded by the coding sequence ATGAGATTCAAATCAATTATATACTTAAGTACAATTTTCGGGATAAGTTTGTTTTTTCAAAAACTACAAGCTCAACAACAACCTCAATATACCCAATACATGTATAATACCATGTCAATTAATTCAGGGTATACAGGCTCAACGGGCTCATTAGATGCCTTTTTATTATATCGTTCTCAATGGGTTGGAATAGATGGCGCTCCTAAAACAGCTTCTTTCGGAATTCAATCACCTATTTCAGATAAGGTTGGGTTGGGATTATCAGTTATAAATGATAAAATTGGGCCATCTCAAGAAACCAATATTGAAGGTACATTTTCATACAGTCTTAATTTAGGTTTTGAAACCAAGTTAGCTTTTGGAGTAAATGCTGGAGTAAATGTGCTTGGATTAAATTGGTCAGAAGGAAGTTATAATAATCCTCAAGATCCATTATTTAGCACAGATGTTAGTGGAAGAGTTAGGCCTGTTTTAGGATCAGCAGTATATATTTATTCTGATAAATGGTATGGTGGAGTTTCGGCACCTAATCTTATCAAGAATGATTTTTATGATGATGTTCAAGAAGCTATGTTAGATAGAGAACTTCATTTTTATGCTATTGCGGGTTATGTTTTTACACTTTCAGATGAACTTAAATTTAAGCCTGCTACCATGTTAAAAATTGTTCCTTCAGCTCCTATAACCTGGGATGTTTCTGCTAATTTTTTAATTTCTGAAAAAGTCACTCTTGGCGCTGGTTATCGTTATGATGATGCGATAAGTGGGTTGGTAGGAATTAATATATCAGATACCATTTTTCTTGGCTATGCATACGACAGAACATTAACTAACCTTCAAAAGTACAACGACGGTTCGCATGAGTTGATATTAAAATTCCAATTGAATAAAAAGAACTCTAATTTGAAATCACCAAGATTTTTCTAA